A DNA window from Acidimicrobiales bacterium contains the following coding sequences:
- a CDS encoding MOSC domain-containing protein, translating into ETGRLVSAKRPRPWGALMHHAASIVDDAADPPVAQITLADGTSIPAGPDAAEALSRSLGRPVRVVSAAPQGTALDELWMEEKGPSLYGPVVGSEGDQPVIDVAPGLGAPPGTLFDFSAVHLVTSSALAAVGAVLPDGADVRRFRPNLVIDTGAGGESFPENDWVGRSIRVGKEVTVEGLMLTMRCVMVTLGQRDLEPDRGVMRAVADLNRVEVPGVGTYPCLGLYARVTAPGAVHVGDEVTLLPA; encoded by the coding sequence GAGACGGGCCGGCTGGTCAGCGCCAAGCGCCCTCGACCGTGGGGCGCGCTGATGCACCACGCCGCATCGATCGTCGATGACGCGGCCGACCCGCCGGTCGCGCAGATCACCCTTGCCGACGGGACCTCGATCCCCGCCGGTCCCGACGCCGCCGAGGCCCTGTCGCGATCGCTCGGCCGCCCGGTCCGGGTCGTGTCGGCCGCGCCCCAGGGCACCGCCCTCGATGAGCTCTGGATGGAGGAGAAGGGCCCGTCGCTGTACGGGCCGGTCGTGGGGAGCGAGGGGGACCAGCCGGTCATCGACGTGGCCCCGGGCCTCGGCGCCCCGCCCGGGACCCTGTTCGACTTCTCGGCGGTGCACCTCGTCACGTCCTCGGCGCTGGCGGCGGTGGGGGCCGTGCTCCCGGACGGGGCCGACGTCCGCCGGTTCCGGCCCAACCTGGTGATCGACACCGGCGCCGGCGGGGAATCCTTTCCGGAGAACGACTGGGTGGGGCGCAGCATCCGGGTGGGGAAAGAGGTGACCGTCGAAGGGCTGATGCTCACCATGCGCTGCGTCATGGTGACGCTCGGCCAGCGCGACCTCGAGCCCGACCGGGGCGTGATGCGGGCCGTCGCCGACCTCAACCGGGTGGAGGTGCCGGGGGTCGGCACCTATCCCTGTCTCGGGCTGTACGCCCGGGTGACCGCTCCCGGCGCCGTGCACGTGGGCGACGAGGTGACGCTCCTCCCGGCCTGA